From a region of the Nonlabens dokdonensis DSW-6 genome:
- a CDS encoding YqaE/Pmp3 family membrane protein, which produces MSIWRVILAIIFPPLAVIGKGCGSIIIVFLLTLLGWIPGVIAALIILNNPDR; this is translated from the coding sequence ATGAGTATCTGGCGTGTGATTCTTGCCATAATTTTTCCTCCATTAGCCGTAATCGGTAAAGGCTGTGGTTCTATAATTATCGTTTTTCTTCTAACGCTTTTAGGATGGATTCCCGGTGTTATTGCGGCATTGATCATTTTGAATAATCCTGATAGGTAG
- a CDS encoding flavin reductase family protein produces the protein MKHINLKQLQEYDRFYRGNLVNSITGFKSANLLATRSKDGIDNVAVFSSVTHLGSNPALFSFVQRPLGHGVGHTYYNLKETGKITLNHLPQSLIDRAHQSSAKYDESISEFEELGIEKLEREGFSAPFIKDAPVQLAAEYVNEYYLEENRCILVICKITDIFLHENHLAEDGWVDLGKAGTVTINGLDGYATAKVEKRLSYAQVDKDLEEISMKTGKSK, from the coding sequence ATGAAACACATCAACCTAAAACAACTGCAAGAATACGATCGATTTTATCGTGGTAATCTAGTAAATAGTATCACTGGATTTAAAAGTGCCAATCTTCTTGCGACACGTTCCAAAGATGGTATCGATAATGTTGCTGTTTTTAGTAGTGTGACGCATTTAGGAAGCAATCCAGCTTTGTTTAGTTTTGTACAAAGACCTTTGGGACACGGCGTAGGTCATACGTATTACAACCTAAAAGAAACAGGTAAGATCACATTGAATCATTTGCCTCAATCATTAATTGACCGTGCGCACCAATCGAGTGCTAAATATGATGAATCTATATCTGAGTTTGAGGAATTAGGAATTGAAAAACTGGAACGAGAAGGTTTTAGCGCTCCATTTATAAAAGATGCACCAGTTCAACTCGCAGCCGAATATGTGAATGAATATTATCTAGAAGAGAACCGATGTATTCTTGTGATTTGTAAAATTACAGATATCTTTTTACATGAAAATCACCTCGCAGAAGATGGTTGGGTGGACTTAGGAAAAGCTGGTACGGTAACAATAAATGGTCTGGACGGCTATGCTACTGCAAAAGTGGAAAAACGATTAAGCTATGCACAAGTTGATAAAGATTTGGAGGAGATTTCTATGAAGACTGGTAAGTCAAAATGA
- the lipB gene encoding lipoyl(octanoyl) transferase LipB encodes MNKTVNFQDLGRRDYKETWDYQEQLFKAILETKIKNRREEAGLETQNHLLFVEHDHVYTLGKSGDFENLLANEDVLEKIGATFYKINRGGDITYHGPGQITGYPILDLENFFTDIHKYLRFLEEVFIKILADYGLKGERSDGETGVWLDVGTPFARKICALGVRASRWVTMHGFAFNVNTNLGYFDHIIPCGIDDKAVTSLAAELKREVDLDEIKDKIKKYFMELFKAHLQ; translated from the coding sequence ATGAATAAAACTGTCAATTTTCAAGATCTAGGCCGCAGGGATTATAAAGAAACTTGGGATTACCAGGAGCAGCTGTTTAAGGCTATTCTGGAAACTAAAATCAAGAATAGGAGAGAAGAAGCAGGACTTGAAACGCAAAACCATTTACTTTTTGTAGAACATGACCATGTTTATACGCTAGGTAAAAGTGGAGATTTTGAAAACCTTCTTGCAAATGAAGACGTACTTGAAAAGATAGGGGCAACTTTTTATAAAATTAATCGTGGTGGTGATATCACCTATCACGGTCCAGGACAGATCACAGGTTATCCTATTTTAGATTTAGAAAATTTCTTTACAGATATTCATAAATACTTACGTTTTTTAGAAGAAGTGTTTATCAAAATCTTGGCTGATTACGGACTTAAAGGAGAACGCAGCGATGGTGAGACAGGTGTTTGGTTAGATGTAGGAACTCCATTTGCCCGCAAGATTTGCGCACTTGGCGTACGTGCTAGTCGTTGGGTTACCATGCACGGTTTTGCCTTTAATGTAAATACTAACTTGGGTTATTTTGATCACATCATTCCGTGTGGTATTGATGATAAAGCGGTTACTTCTCTTGCTGCAGAACTAAAAAGAGAAGTTGATCTGGACGAGATCAAAGACAAGATCAAGAAATACTTTATGGAGCTGTTTAAGGCTCATCTTCAATAG
- the hemL gene encoding glutamate-1-semialdehyde 2,1-aminomutase → MAFSYQRSSALFQEAKKYIPGGVNSPVRAFNAVGGDPVFVEKAKGAYLQTEDGHQIIDYIASWGPMILGHAFEPVVEAVIKATEKGTSYGMPTALETEIAKLAVSMAPNVDQIRMVNSGTEACMSAVRLARGFTGRDKIIKFAGCYHGHSDSFLIQAGSGAVTFGSPNSPGVTQGTAKDTLLAQYNNLDQVEEIFKKNEGEIACVIIEPIAGNMGCIVPENGFLEGIRSLCDEHGALFIFDEVMTGFRLARGGAQETTGVKADIVTYGKVIGGGLPVGAFAARQEIMNHLAPLGPVYQAGTLSGNPLAMSAGMAMLTHLNNHPEIYDSLAAKTEYLHKGIDSVLSDKGIDYKINRYGSMMSVHFTDQDVVDFSSAATGNNEWFRKFFHGLLERGIYLPPSAFESYFLNDALSYEDLDKTIEASREVVSSW, encoded by the coding sequence ATGGCATTTAGTTATCAAAGAAGTAGTGCGCTATTTCAAGAAGCAAAAAAATATATTCCTGGTGGCGTTAATTCTCCAGTAAGAGCTTTTAATGCAGTAGGCGGCGATCCTGTTTTTGTAGAAAAAGCAAAAGGCGCTTACTTGCAAACGGAAGATGGTCATCAAATTATTGACTACATCGCCTCATGGGGACCCATGATCTTAGGTCATGCGTTTGAACCAGTGGTTGAAGCGGTTATAAAGGCTACTGAAAAAGGAACTTCTTATGGAATGCCTACTGCGCTAGAAACAGAAATAGCAAAGCTTGCCGTTTCTATGGCGCCTAATGTAGACCAAATACGTATGGTGAATTCTGGTACAGAAGCTTGTATGAGTGCTGTGCGTCTTGCCCGTGGATTTACAGGAAGAGATAAAATCATCAAGTTTGCCGGTTGTTATCACGGTCATAGCGATTCTTTTTTAATTCAGGCTGGTAGTGGTGCTGTAACCTTTGGTAGTCCTAACAGTCCTGGTGTAACTCAAGGAACTGCAAAAGATACCTTACTTGCACAGTACAACAACCTTGATCAAGTTGAGGAGATCTTCAAAAAAAATGAAGGTGAAATTGCTTGTGTCATCATTGAGCCTATTGCTGGTAATATGGGTTGTATTGTTCCAGAGAACGGTTTTCTAGAAGGAATAAGATCTTTGTGCGATGAGCATGGTGCTTTATTTATTTTTGATGAGGTGATGACTGGTTTTAGACTGGCCCGTGGCGGCGCACAAGAAACAACTGGTGTGAAAGCAGATATTGTTACTTACGGTAAAGTGATAGGCGGTGGTCTTCCAGTAGGAGCTTTTGCTGCACGTCAAGAGATTATGAATCATCTGGCTCCATTAGGACCTGTTTATCAAGCGGGAACATTGAGTGGGAATCCGCTGGCGATGAGTGCTGGGATGGCGATGTTAACCCACTTGAATAATCATCCTGAAATTTACGATAGTCTGGCCGCCAAAACAGAATATTTGCATAAAGGAATTGATAGTGTTCTTTCTGACAAAGGAATCGATTATAAAATCAACCGTTACGGTTCTATGATGTCCGTACATTTTACAGACCAAGATGTGGTAGATTTTTCTAGTGCTGCAACAGGTAACAACGAGTGGTTTAGAAAATTCTTTCACGGACTGTTAGAGCGTGGAATTTATTTGCCACCTAGTGCGTTTGAATCTTATTTCTTAAATGACGCACTCTCTTATGAAGATCTGGATAAAACCATTGAAGCGAGTAGAGAAGTCGTTTCCAGCTGGTAG
- a CDS encoding YegP family protein: MGKFEIYTNKSGEFRFRLKASNGQSILASEGYTTKAARDNGIESVRKNSQDEKRFKKGMSKSDQPYFNLTATNGQVIGKSEMYNSDAACDNGIQSVMKNAPDAKVVES, from the coding sequence ATGGGAAAATTTGAAATTTATACAAATAAATCAGGCGAGTTTCGTTTTAGATTAAAAGCATCAAACGGTCAAAGTATTCTGGCCAGTGAAGGTTACACTACAAAAGCTGCAAGAGATAACGGTATTGAGTCGGTACGTAAAAACTCACAAGATGAGAAGCGCTTCAAGAAAGGTATGAGTAAATCAGACCAGCCTTATTTTAATCTTACTGCAACTAACGGTCAGGTAATTGGTAAAAGCGAGATGTATAATTCAGATGCTGCGTGTGATAACGGTATTCAAAGCGTGATGAAAAATGCTCCAGATGCTAAGGTTGTAGAATCATAA
- a CDS encoding TonB-dependent receptor family protein yields the protein MKKLLWCLALSGTLQLANAQNSQPADSVENLKVIHLKPNSLIGSKFEAQNRTGSSYYMSQRDLTKFNYTDVNRALLSIPGVNVTEEDGFGLRPNISLRGTQAERSSKITLMEDGVLIAPAPYSAPAAYYFPNVGRMEAIEVLKGSSQVQYGPFTTGGAINFVSNSIPNELKGYARMNIGNYNSRQTELRLGDSGKQWGYLVDFLNFSSDGFKSLDNGGNTGFDRNDYSAKFTYRSKATAKVQQSLTLKLQYSEGLDNETYLGLADADFEENPYRRYLASAADNITTEHDQIQLTHLIKPSQNILIQTTAYSNNFKRNWYKLDYVNTGNGNVGINNLLVDPVTFQEEYNAVESGQDTAEDVFGVKANNRVYYSRGIQSKVNFKFGENIFSDLELGVRYHVDQEDRFQWVDFYGIENGQLALTSPATRGTDANRISDAQALALHALYKVNFGKLTLTPGLRYEDITLTRDNYGSNDPGRTGVDLSSRENNVNVFIPGVGANYRINNMWSFFGGIHKGFSPPGSAPDVDAEESTNYELGSRFLIGGLRGESTVFFNDYSNLLGSDLAAGGGGGTTDMFNAGEVNVAGIEVSFTYDVLQSNEIWSLPLTLNYTHTQTEFQNAFDSDVYGEVEIGDEIPYIAENQWNFLAGISHAKFDINANARFVGEMRTQAGTGSISATERVDRNFLIDVSGRYHFNKNLTGTINMINVLDNEYAVSRQPAGLRPGHPFGLNAGLIARF from the coding sequence ATGAAGAAGTTATTATGGTGCCTAGCTTTAAGCGGTACTTTACAATTGGCAAACGCACAAAATTCACAACCTGCAGATTCTGTAGAAAACTTGAAAGTGATTCATTTAAAACCTAACTCTTTAATAGGTAGCAAATTTGAAGCGCAAAACAGAACAGGTTCTTCCTATTATATGTCGCAGCGCGATCTAACTAAGTTCAATTACACCGATGTAAATAGAGCGCTATTATCCATTCCTGGTGTAAATGTTACTGAAGAAGATGGTTTCGGATTACGACCGAACATTTCTTTACGAGGTACTCAAGCAGAGCGTTCTTCTAAAATCACATTAATGGAAGATGGAGTTCTTATAGCTCCAGCACCATACTCAGCGCCAGCAGCTTATTATTTTCCTAACGTAGGTCGTATGGAAGCCATAGAAGTGTTGAAAGGAAGTAGTCAGGTTCAATACGGTCCATTTACAACAGGTGGAGCTATCAATTTTGTATCTAACTCCATTCCTAACGAATTGAAAGGATATGCAAGAATGAACATAGGTAATTATAATTCCAGACAGACGGAGCTGCGTTTAGGTGATAGTGGTAAACAATGGGGTTACCTAGTAGATTTTCTTAACTTTAGTAGTGATGGTTTCAAGAGTTTAGACAATGGAGGAAACACCGGTTTTGACCGTAATGATTACAGTGCAAAATTCACATATCGTTCTAAGGCTACTGCCAAAGTCCAGCAATCACTAACCTTAAAATTGCAGTATAGTGAAGGTTTAGATAATGAAACTTATCTAGGTCTTGCAGATGCAGATTTTGAAGAAAATCCTTACCGTAGATATTTAGCAAGTGCTGCAGATAATATCACTACGGAGCATGATCAAATACAGCTAACACATCTCATCAAACCTTCTCAGAATATTTTGATTCAAACAACTGCATATTCTAATAATTTTAAAAGAAACTGGTACAAATTAGATTATGTAAATACAGGAAATGGAAATGTGGGAATCAACAATCTTTTAGTTGATCCTGTAACATTTCAAGAAGAGTACAATGCCGTAGAAAGTGGACAAGACACTGCCGAGGATGTTTTTGGAGTGAAAGCTAACAATAGAGTGTATTATTCACGTGGTATTCAATCTAAAGTTAATTTTAAGTTTGGTGAAAATATTTTCAGTGATTTGGAACTAGGTGTGCGTTATCATGTAGATCAAGAAGACCGTTTTCAATGGGTTGACTTTTACGGAATAGAAAATGGACAGCTAGCACTTACTTCACCAGCAACTAGAGGTACAGATGCAAATCGCATTTCTGATGCTCAGGCATTAGCACTTCACGCACTGTATAAAGTAAACTTTGGTAAGTTAACTTTAACACCAGGCTTGAGATATGAAGATATTACCCTTACTAGAGATAATTATGGGAGTAATGATCCTGGTCGTACAGGTGTAGATTTAAGTTCAAGAGAAAATAATGTAAATGTATTTATTCCAGGAGTAGGCGCAAATTACCGTATCAATAATATGTGGTCGTTTTTTGGAGGAATCCATAAAGGGTTTTCTCCTCCGGGAAGTGCTCCAGATGTTGATGCCGAAGAAAGTACCAACTATGAATTGGGTTCAAGATTCTTAATAGGAGGACTAAGAGGAGAGTCAACAGTATTCTTCAATGATTACAGTAATTTGTTAGGTAGTGACCTCGCAGCTGGTGGCGGTGGCGGTACTACCGATATGTTCAACGCAGGAGAAGTGAACGTTGCAGGTATTGAAGTGAGTTTTACTTATGATGTATTACAAAGCAATGAGATATGGTCGTTACCGCTTACCTTAAATTATACACATACACAGACTGAATTCCAAAACGCTTTTGATAGCGACGTGTATGGTGAAGTAGAAATAGGAGATGAGATCCCATACATTGCTGAGAATCAATGGAACTTTCTTGCTGGAATATCACATGCCAAATTTGACATCAATGCAAATGCAAGATTTGTAGGAGAAATGAGAACTCAAGCTGGAACTGGTAGTATCTCAGCTACAGAACGAGTAGACCGTAATTTCCTTATTGATGTTTCTGGAAGGTACCATTTCAACAAGAACTTAACGGGAACTATAAATATGATCAATGTTCTTGATAACGAATATGCAGTTTCAAGACAACCGGCAGGTTTGCGTCCTGGACATCCATTTGGTTTAAATGCAGGATTAATAGCTAGGTTTTAA
- the lysS gene encoding lysine--tRNA ligase has protein sequence MQLSEQEIVRREKLGKLRAMGIDPYPAALYPVDTTSKKIKADFKEGKQVVIAGRLMAINIQGKASFAQLQDSDGRIQLYFNRDEICPGEDKTMYNDVFKKLLDLGDFVGIKGELFTTQVGEKTVLVKNFELLSKSLKPLPIPKQKDGKVYDAFTDPETRYRQRYADLAVNPQVKEVFVKRTKLFNAMRSFFNEREYFEVETPILQPIPGGAAARPFMTHHNSLDIPLYMRIANELYLKRLIVGGFDGVYEFSKNFRNEGMDRTHNPEFTAMEIYVAYKDYNWMMDFTEELLESCAVSVNGTTTSQFGEHTIEWKAPYPRVTMRQSIIDFTGFDIDGKSEEELYAFAKAEKIDVDATMGKGKLIDEIFGEKCEGNYIQPTFITDYPKEMSPLCKQHRDNPELTERFELMVCGKEIANAYSELNDPIDQRERFEAQLKLADRGDDEAMFIDQDFLRALEYGMPPTSGLGIGMDRLIMYLTNNPSIQEVLFFPQMKPENTVSVELNDEEQLVFDLLKKEEKMDLNVLKEQAGLSNKKWDKSIKGLTGKTVAKVEKTEEGLFVKIL, from the coding sequence ATGCAACTTTCTGAACAAGAAATCGTACGCCGTGAGAAACTCGGCAAACTGCGTGCTATGGGAATAGATCCTTATCCAGCAGCTCTTTATCCTGTAGATACTACGTCTAAAAAGATTAAAGCCGATTTCAAAGAAGGTAAACAGGTTGTCATCGCAGGTCGCTTGATGGCGATTAATATTCAAGGTAAAGCATCTTTTGCGCAGTTACAAGACAGCGATGGTCGCATCCAGTTGTATTTTAATAGAGATGAGATTTGCCCTGGTGAAGATAAAACCATGTATAATGATGTCTTTAAAAAGCTCTTAGACCTTGGTGATTTCGTGGGAATTAAAGGGGAACTTTTCACCACACAAGTGGGAGAAAAAACCGTTTTAGTCAAGAATTTTGAATTACTAAGTAAATCTTTGAAACCATTACCTATTCCTAAGCAAAAAGACGGAAAAGTTTATGACGCATTCACTGATCCAGAAACACGTTACAGACAACGCTATGCAGACCTTGCTGTGAATCCGCAGGTGAAGGAAGTTTTTGTTAAAAGAACTAAGCTTTTTAACGCTATGCGATCGTTTTTTAATGAGCGTGAGTATTTTGAGGTAGAAACTCCTATTTTACAGCCTATTCCAGGTGGAGCAGCTGCTCGTCCATTCATGACACATCATAACTCGCTAGACATACCACTTTATATGCGTATCGCAAACGAGTTGTATTTGAAGCGATTGATCGTAGGCGGATTTGATGGCGTGTATGAGTTCAGTAAAAACTTCCGTAATGAAGGAATGGATCGTACTCACAATCCAGAGTTTACCGCCATGGAAATTTATGTGGCTTACAAAGACTACAACTGGATGATGGACTTTACAGAAGAATTGCTCGAGAGTTGTGCAGTAAGTGTTAATGGAACGACTACTAGCCAATTTGGCGAGCACACTATAGAATGGAAAGCTCCTTATCCTAGAGTCACTATGCGTCAATCGATTATTGATTTCACTGGTTTTGATATCGATGGAAAAAGTGAGGAAGAGTTGTACGCTTTCGCGAAAGCGGAAAAAATAGACGTAGACGCTACCATGGGAAAAGGAAAGTTAATTGATGAGATCTTTGGCGAGAAATGTGAAGGCAACTACATACAGCCTACGTTTATCACAGATTATCCTAAGGAAATGTCACCGCTATGTAAGCAACACAGAGACAATCCAGAACTTACAGAGCGATTTGAACTGATGGTTTGCGGTAAGGAAATTGCCAACGCTTATTCAGAGCTGAATGATCCTATAGATCAAAGAGAACGCTTTGAAGCGCAACTTAAACTTGCCGATAGAGGAGATGATGAGGCAATGTTTATCGATCAAGATTTCTTACGAGCTTTAGAGTATGGGATGCCACCTACCTCTGGTTTAGGAATAGGTATGGACCGATTGATTATGTATTTAACTAACAATCCATCGATTCAAGAGGTGTTATTCTTTCCACAAATGAAACCAGAAAATACGGTTTCAGTAGAATTAAATGACGAAGAGCAATTGGTTTTTGATCTTCTGAAAAAAGAAGAAAAAATGGATCTCAACGTTCTTAAAGAACAAGCTGGATTGAGTAATAAAAAATGGGACAAATCCATTAAAGGATTGACCGGTAAAACAGTGGCCAAAGTCGAAAAAACAGAAGAAGGATTATTTGTGAAAATCCTTTAA
- a CDS encoding TlpA family protein disulfide reductase: MNKFTLLLIALLTTLLVSATRSQAEIKGTIKNSSFEEISVKSINNRLIEKTSINSNGDFKLKLTVDRGYYFLEYGRESFYIYLLPKDKLEVYFDANEMENTLTFKGERSQANTYLQQKSSIMEKMTEDVSTFYDVTENQYLKNIAAIKSRLQSEMNNYQLSKSFITDEEKSLQFNYLLSIQNYKSSYKYTLGKEVEPSDAFYSELASLDLRNMEDYKVQPYYYYLVNSIWSKRINAEDGFNNMEKKLFEIKDREVLNNTFNGFYSQITRDKAKAEDYFKLIEKYSSSKDFTKAAKKQLESLFLINKGDVSPGFTYKDINDKVVSLSDFKGKLVYIDVWATWCAPCKKQIPFLKKLEEEFAEENIVFISISVDAKKAYKSWKTMVKEEELGGVQLFADNSFDSEFAEAYGITSIPRFIIVDQEGKVYDDKAPSPSFEQTKALLQDLLK; encoded by the coding sequence ATGAATAAATTCACTTTACTGCTGATTGCACTATTAACCACTTTATTAGTGTCAGCAACTCGATCTCAAGCAGAAATAAAAGGAACTATTAAGAATTCTAGCTTTGAAGAAATTTCGGTTAAATCAATTAATAATAGACTCATTGAAAAAACTTCTATTAATTCTAATGGTGATTTTAAATTAAAACTTACAGTAGATAGAGGATATTACTTTTTAGAATATGGTAGAGAGTCTTTCTATATTTATTTGTTGCCTAAGGATAAGCTGGAAGTTTATTTTGACGCAAACGAAATGGAAAATACTTTAACTTTTAAAGGGGAACGTTCACAGGCAAATACGTACTTACAGCAAAAGTCTTCTATAATGGAAAAAATGACTGAAGATGTCAGTACTTTCTATGATGTCACAGAAAATCAGTACCTTAAGAATATAGCAGCTATCAAGTCAAGGCTTCAAAGTGAGATGAACAATTATCAATTAAGTAAGTCATTTATTACCGATGAAGAAAAATCGTTACAATTTAATTATCTATTGAGTATTCAAAATTATAAATCTAGTTACAAATATACCTTAGGTAAAGAAGTTGAGCCTTCTGATGCGTTTTATTCAGAGTTAGCCTCATTAGACCTTAGAAATATGGAGGATTATAAAGTACAACCTTATTATTACTATCTGGTTAACTCGATCTGGTCTAAAAGAATTAATGCAGAAGATGGTTTTAATAACATGGAAAAAAAACTTTTTGAAATTAAAGATAGAGAAGTATTAAATAATACTTTCAATGGTTTTTATTCTCAAATCACAAGAGACAAAGCAAAAGCAGAAGATTATTTTAAACTAATAGAAAAGTATTCATCGAGCAAAGACTTTACTAAGGCTGCCAAAAAGCAATTAGAATCTCTTTTCCTTATCAACAAAGGCGATGTTTCCCCTGGATTCACTTATAAGGATATCAATGACAAGGTCGTCTCTTTATCTGACTTTAAAGGTAAACTGGTCTATATCGATGTCTGGGCGACTTGGTGCGCTCCGTGTAAAAAGCAAATTCCTTTTCTTAAGAAACTAGAAGAAGAGTTTGCAGAAGAAAACATTGTGTTTATCAGTATCTCTGTTGATGCTAAAAAAGCATACAAGAGTTGGAAAACTATGGTTAAAGAAGAAGAATTAGGTGGCGTTCAATTATTTGCAGACAACTCTTTTGATAGCGAGTTTGCAGAAGCTTATGGGATCACTTCTATTCCTAGATTCATTATTGTTGATCAAGAAGGTAAAGTTTATGACGATAAGGCTCCTAGTCCTTCTTTTGAGCAAACTAAAGCGCTGTTGCAGGATTTACTCAAATAG
- a CDS encoding OmpH family outer membrane protein — MKKLMSIIALGLLLTSCQETQKIAFVDSEKVYEEYQGKIDIEAGITKKQEDFKKKTDSLGMAYQMEAAPMQAKFGKLSQQEQQSNPEILAFSQKWQMVESQIKAQEQSMQAELEKDLKELDTNIEEFITEHAKKNNYSFVLGKNKSAGLIYGNEASDITETIIKELNDAYSSKDDTASTTEESSTETEK; from the coding sequence ATGAAAAAATTAATGAGCATCATAGCCTTAGGACTTCTTTTAACTTCTTGTCAAGAGACACAAAAAATTGCTTTTGTAGACAGTGAAAAAGTTTATGAAGAATATCAAGGAAAAATTGATATCGAAGCAGGAATCACAAAGAAACAGGAAGATTTTAAAAAGAAAACTGATAGTCTAGGAATGGCATACCAAATGGAGGCAGCACCGATGCAAGCTAAATTTGGTAAATTGAGTCAACAAGAGCAACAATCTAATCCTGAAATTTTAGCATTTAGTCAAAAATGGCAAATGGTTGAGTCGCAGATTAAAGCTCAAGAACAAAGCATGCAAGCAGAACTTGAGAAAGACTTAAAAGAACTGGATACGAATATAGAAGAGTTTATCACCGAACACGCAAAAAAAAATAATTACTCTTTTGTGTTAGGAAAAAATAAATCTGCTGGATTAATTTATGGAAACGAGGCTAGTGATATTACGGAGACGATCATTAAAGAATTAAATGATGCGTATAGCAGTAAAGATGATACAGCCTCTACTACTGAAGAATCAAGTACAGAAACTGAGAAGTAA
- a CDS encoding glucosaminidase domain-containing protein, which yields MKITFRYICTLLILGMLLASCGSKKRVVTRKANKTTRTVTKPPITEKEEDKVTSTTKPRSGDKVENYVDDYKDVAMEEMKLYKIPASITLAQGILESGSGSGRLAVEANNHFGIKCHTGWTGGRIYHDDDEDQECFRTYNDASYSYRDHSLFLKDRKRYAGLFLLDIDDYKGWARGLRRAGYATDKRYPQKLISLIERYELYRYDNIALGKDVDEKPRVIEEVEDTQNSGFVKQHIVVKGDSLYRLSIKYNTTVEQLKKLNKLKSNDLSIGQVLIVK from the coding sequence ATGAAAATTACGTTTAGATATATTTGTACCCTATTGATTTTAGGAATGTTACTGGCTTCTTGCGGTTCTAAAAAACGTGTGGTTACTAGAAAGGCTAATAAAACGACTAGAACGGTAACAAAGCCTCCAATTACAGAAAAAGAAGAAGATAAAGTTACTTCTACAACAAAACCAAGAAGTGGTGATAAGGTAGAAAACTATGTAGATGATTATAAGGATGTCGCCATGGAAGAGATGAAGTTGTATAAAATACCAGCAAGTATTACTCTTGCGCAAGGTATTTTAGAAAGTGGTTCTGGTAGTGGAAGACTAGCGGTAGAGGCAAATAATCATTTTGGTATTAAATGCCATACGGGATGGACTGGTGGACGTATTTATCATGACGACGATGAAGATCAAGAATGTTTTAGAACATATAACGATGCGAGTTATTCTTATAGAGATCACTCTTTATTTTTAAAAGACCGCAAGCGATATGCAGGCTTATTTTTACTAGATATTGATGATTATAAAGGCTGGGCAAGAGGCCTGAGAAGGGCTGGTTATGCTACAGATAAGAGATACCCTCAAAAATTGATAAGTCTCATTGAGCGCTATGAATTGTATCGATATGATAACATAGCTCTAGGCAAAGATGTGGACGAGAAGCCACGAGTAATTGAAGAAGTTGAAGATACTCAAAATTCAGGCTTTGTAAAACAGCATATTGTTGTAAAAGGAGACAGTTTATACCGACTGTCTATTAAATACAATACAACAGTCGAGCAACTTAAAAAGCTCAACAAATTAAAATCAAACGATTTAAGTATAGGTCAAGTACTTATTGTAAAATAA
- a CDS encoding class I SAM-dependent methyltransferase: protein MDLQKAFELNRETWNTKTSIHYESDFYDKHAFAKAKNSLNSYEINALGDVTGKKMLHLQCHFGQDSLSWANKGAQVTAVDISDKAIELGKKLSEDLKLPVDFACCNVLDTSQHVKDLFDIVFTSYGTIGWLPDLKPWAKMIAERLKPGGIFYIVEFHPIIWMYDYNEEKPSLKYHYAQNEAIYDEYPGTYAAPDSKMVSKEYGWNHSLSEVIQSLIDAGLTIELFAEHDGSPYDVFPDMELREDGLYYLNNQLFPTLFEIKARK, encoded by the coding sequence ATGGATTTACAAAAAGCATTTGAGCTCAACCGAGAAACTTGGAACACCAAGACTAGCATTCATTATGAAAGCGATTTCTATGATAAGCACGCTTTCGCGAAAGCGAAAAACTCATTAAACTCCTACGAGATCAATGCTCTAGGAGATGTAACAGGCAAGAAGATGCTGCATTTACAATGCCACTTCGGTCAAGATTCCTTGAGCTGGGCAAACAAAGGTGCGCAAGTTACAGCGGTAGATATATCTGATAAAGCCATTGAGTTAGGTAAAAAACTTAGTGAAGATTTAAAACTACCAGTAGATTTTGCGTGCTGCAATGTTTTGGACACCTCGCAACATGTAAAGGACCTATTTGATATTGTTTTTACCAGTTATGGCACCATTGGCTGGCTGCCAGATTTAAAACCTTGGGCAAAGATGATTGCTGAGCGTTTAAAGCCTGGTGGCATATTCTACATCGTAGAATTTCATCCTATTATCTGGATGTATGATTATAACGAGGAAAAACCATCACTCAAATATCATTATGCGCAAAATGAAGCTATTTATGACGAGTATCCTGGTACCTATGCTGCGCCAGATTCAAAAATGGTCTCTAAAGAATATGGCTGGAATCATTCCCTAAGTGAGGTGATCCAGTCTTTAATAGATGCCGGATTAACGATAGAACTTTTTGCAGAGCATGACGGTAGTCCATACGACGTTTTTCCTGATATGGAATTGCGAGAAGATGGACTTTATTATTTAAACAATCAATTGTTTCCTACTTTGTTTGAAATTAAAGCTAGGAAATGA